Proteins from a single region of Canis lupus baileyi chromosome 35, mCanLup2.hap1, whole genome shotgun sequence:
- the SLC35A5 gene encoding UDP-sugar transporter protein SLC35A5 isoform X2 has product MESKCCGRPVFCSWSTMYTFLLGTVFIALSSSRILLVKYSANEENKYDYLPTTVNVCSELVKLVFCVLVSFWVVKKDHQSRNLRCASWKEFCNFMKWSIPAFLYFLDNLIVFYVISYLQPAMAVIFSNFSIITTALLFRIVLKRHLSWIQWASLLILFLSIVALTAGTETSQHNLAGHGFHHDAFFSPSNSCLLFRSECPRKDNCTEKAWTFPEAKWNATAMVFSHIRLGLGHVLIIVQCFISSMANIYNEKILKEGNQLTESIFIQNSKLYFFGILFNGLTLGLQGSNRNQIKNCGVFYGHNVFSVALIFVTAFQGLSVAFILKFLDNMFHVLMAQVTTVIITTVSVLVFDFRPSLEFFLEAPSVLLSIFIYKASKPQGLEYAPRQERVRDLGGSLWERSSGDGEELERLTKPKSDIESDEDTF; this is encoded by the exons ATGGAAAGCAAGTGCTGTGGCCGCCCTGTGTTCTGCTCCTGGTCAACAATGTATACATTCCTGCTAGGCACCGTATTCATTGCCTTAAGTTCAAGTCGAATCCTACTGGTAAAATATTCGGCCAATGAAG AAAACAAGTATGATTATCTTCCAACTACCGTGAATGTGTGCTCAGAATTGGTGAAACTAGTTTTCTGTGTGCTTGTGTCATTCTGGGTTGTAAAGAAAG ATCATCAAAGTAGAAACTTGAGATGTGCTTCCTGGAAGGAATTCTGTAATTTCATGAAGTGGTCCATTCCCGCctttctttatttcctggatAATTTgattgtcttctatgtcatttcCTACCTTCAGCCT gCCATGGCTGTTATCTTCTCAAATTTTAGCATTATAACAACAGCTCTTCTATTCAGGATAGTGCTGAA GAGGCATCTAAGTTGGATACAATGGGCTTCCCTCCTGATTCTGTTCCTGTCCATTGTGGCTCTCACTGCTGGGACCGAAACGTCCCAGCATAACCTGGCAGGGCATGGATTTCATCACGATGCCTTCTTCAGCCCATCCAATTCCTGCCTTCTTTTCAGAAGTGAGTGTCCCAGAAAAGACAACTGCACGGAAAAGGCATGGACTTTTCCTGAAGCTAAGTGGAACGCCACAGCCATGGTTTTTAGCCACATCCGTCTCGGCTTGGGCCATGTGCTGATCATCGtccagtgttttatttcttcaatggCCAATATCTATAATGAAAAGATACTGAAGGAAGGGAACCAGCTCACCGAAAGCATCTTCATACAGAACAGCAAACTCTATTTCTTTGGCATCCTTTTTAATGGACTGACGCTGGGCCTTCAGGGCAGTAACCGTAATCAGATTAAGAACTGCGGGGTTTTCTATGGCCACAATGTGTTTTCAGTTGCTCTTATTTTTGTGACTGCATTCCAGGGCCTCTCCGTGGCTTTTATCCTGAAGTTCCTGGATAACATGTTCCATGTCTTGATGGCCCAGGTCACCACTGTCATCATCACAACAGTGTCTGTGCTGGTCTTTGACTTCAGGCCCTCCCTAGAATTTTTCTTAGAAGCTCCCTCAGTTCTTCTCTCCATATTTATTTACAAAGCCAGCAAGCCTCAAGGTCTGGAATATGCACCTAGGCAAGAAAGAGTCCGAGATCTAGGTGGCAGTCTTTGGGAGCGCTCCTCTGGG gATGGAGAAGAACTGGAGAGACTTACCAAACCGAAAAGTGACATTGAATCAGATGAAGATACTTTTTAA
- the SLC35A5 gene encoding UDP-sugar transporter protein SLC35A5 isoform X1, which translates to MESKCCGRPVFCSWSTMYTFLLGTVFIALSSSRILLVKYSANEENKYDYLPTTVNVCSELVKLVFCVLVSFWVVKKEDHQSRNLRCASWKEFCNFMKWSIPAFLYFLDNLIVFYVISYLQPAMAVIFSNFSIITTALLFRIVLKRHLSWIQWASLLILFLSIVALTAGTETSQHNLAGHGFHHDAFFSPSNSCLLFRSECPRKDNCTEKAWTFPEAKWNATAMVFSHIRLGLGHVLIIVQCFISSMANIYNEKILKEGNQLTESIFIQNSKLYFFGILFNGLTLGLQGSNRNQIKNCGVFYGHNVFSVALIFVTAFQGLSVAFILKFLDNMFHVLMAQVTTVIITTVSVLVFDFRPSLEFFLEAPSVLLSIFIYKASKPQGLEYAPRQERVRDLGGSLWERSSGDGEELERLTKPKSDIESDEDTF; encoded by the exons ATGGAAAGCAAGTGCTGTGGCCGCCCTGTGTTCTGCTCCTGGTCAACAATGTATACATTCCTGCTAGGCACCGTATTCATTGCCTTAAGTTCAAGTCGAATCCTACTGGTAAAATATTCGGCCAATGAAG AAAACAAGTATGATTATCTTCCAACTACCGTGAATGTGTGCTCAGAATTGGTGAAACTAGTTTTCTGTGTGCTTGTGTCATTCTGGGTTGTAAAGAAAG AAGATCATCAAAGTAGAAACTTGAGATGTGCTTCCTGGAAGGAATTCTGTAATTTCATGAAGTGGTCCATTCCCGCctttctttatttcctggatAATTTgattgtcttctatgtcatttcCTACCTTCAGCCT gCCATGGCTGTTATCTTCTCAAATTTTAGCATTATAACAACAGCTCTTCTATTCAGGATAGTGCTGAA GAGGCATCTAAGTTGGATACAATGGGCTTCCCTCCTGATTCTGTTCCTGTCCATTGTGGCTCTCACTGCTGGGACCGAAACGTCCCAGCATAACCTGGCAGGGCATGGATTTCATCACGATGCCTTCTTCAGCCCATCCAATTCCTGCCTTCTTTTCAGAAGTGAGTGTCCCAGAAAAGACAACTGCACGGAAAAGGCATGGACTTTTCCTGAAGCTAAGTGGAACGCCACAGCCATGGTTTTTAGCCACATCCGTCTCGGCTTGGGCCATGTGCTGATCATCGtccagtgttttatttcttcaatggCCAATATCTATAATGAAAAGATACTGAAGGAAGGGAACCAGCTCACCGAAAGCATCTTCATACAGAACAGCAAACTCTATTTCTTTGGCATCCTTTTTAATGGACTGACGCTGGGCCTTCAGGGCAGTAACCGTAATCAGATTAAGAACTGCGGGGTTTTCTATGGCCACAATGTGTTTTCAGTTGCTCTTATTTTTGTGACTGCATTCCAGGGCCTCTCCGTGGCTTTTATCCTGAAGTTCCTGGATAACATGTTCCATGTCTTGATGGCCCAGGTCACCACTGTCATCATCACAACAGTGTCTGTGCTGGTCTTTGACTTCAGGCCCTCCCTAGAATTTTTCTTAGAAGCTCCCTCAGTTCTTCTCTCCATATTTATTTACAAAGCCAGCAAGCCTCAAGGTCTGGAATATGCACCTAGGCAAGAAAGAGTCCGAGATCTAGGTGGCAGTCTTTGGGAGCGCTCCTCTGGG gATGGAGAAGAACTGGAGAGACTTACCAAACCGAAAAGTGACATTGAATCAGATGAAGATACTTTTTAA
- the SLC35A5 gene encoding UDP-sugar transporter protein SLC35A5 isoform X3 yields MKAMAVIFSNFSIITTALLFRIVLKRHLSWIQWASLLILFLSIVALTAGTETSQHNLAGHGFHHDAFFSPSNSCLLFRSECPRKDNCTEKAWTFPEAKWNATAMVFSHIRLGLGHVLIIVQCFISSMANIYNEKILKEGNQLTESIFIQNSKLYFFGILFNGLTLGLQGSNRNQIKNCGVFYGHNVFSVALIFVTAFQGLSVAFILKFLDNMFHVLMAQVTTVIITTVSVLVFDFRPSLEFFLEAPSVLLSIFIYKASKPQGLEYAPRQERVRDLGGSLWERSSGDGEELERLTKPKSDIESDEDTF; encoded by the exons ATGAAG gCCATGGCTGTTATCTTCTCAAATTTTAGCATTATAACAACAGCTCTTCTATTCAGGATAGTGCTGAA GAGGCATCTAAGTTGGATACAATGGGCTTCCCTCCTGATTCTGTTCCTGTCCATTGTGGCTCTCACTGCTGGGACCGAAACGTCCCAGCATAACCTGGCAGGGCATGGATTTCATCACGATGCCTTCTTCAGCCCATCCAATTCCTGCCTTCTTTTCAGAAGTGAGTGTCCCAGAAAAGACAACTGCACGGAAAAGGCATGGACTTTTCCTGAAGCTAAGTGGAACGCCACAGCCATGGTTTTTAGCCACATCCGTCTCGGCTTGGGCCATGTGCTGATCATCGtccagtgttttatttcttcaatggCCAATATCTATAATGAAAAGATACTGAAGGAAGGGAACCAGCTCACCGAAAGCATCTTCATACAGAACAGCAAACTCTATTTCTTTGGCATCCTTTTTAATGGACTGACGCTGGGCCTTCAGGGCAGTAACCGTAATCAGATTAAGAACTGCGGGGTTTTCTATGGCCACAATGTGTTTTCAGTTGCTCTTATTTTTGTGACTGCATTCCAGGGCCTCTCCGTGGCTTTTATCCTGAAGTTCCTGGATAACATGTTCCATGTCTTGATGGCCCAGGTCACCACTGTCATCATCACAACAGTGTCTGTGCTGGTCTTTGACTTCAGGCCCTCCCTAGAATTTTTCTTAGAAGCTCCCTCAGTTCTTCTCTCCATATTTATTTACAAAGCCAGCAAGCCTCAAGGTCTGGAATATGCACCTAGGCAAGAAAGAGTCCGAGATCTAGGTGGCAGTCTTTGGGAGCGCTCCTCTGGG gATGGAGAAGAACTGGAGAGACTTACCAAACCGAAAAGTGACATTGAATCAGATGAAGATACTTTTTAA
- the SLC35A5 gene encoding UDP-sugar transporter protein SLC35A5 isoform X4 has product MAVIFSNFSIITTALLFRIVLKRHLSWIQWASLLILFLSIVALTAGTETSQHNLAGHGFHHDAFFSPSNSCLLFRSECPRKDNCTEKAWTFPEAKWNATAMVFSHIRLGLGHVLIIVQCFISSMANIYNEKILKEGNQLTESIFIQNSKLYFFGILFNGLTLGLQGSNRNQIKNCGVFYGHNVFSVALIFVTAFQGLSVAFILKFLDNMFHVLMAQVTTVIITTVSVLVFDFRPSLEFFLEAPSVLLSIFIYKASKPQGLEYAPRQERVRDLGGSLWERSSGDGEELERLTKPKSDIESDEDTF; this is encoded by the exons ATGGCTGTTATCTTCTCAAATTTTAGCATTATAACAACAGCTCTTCTATTCAGGATAGTGCTGAA GAGGCATCTAAGTTGGATACAATGGGCTTCCCTCCTGATTCTGTTCCTGTCCATTGTGGCTCTCACTGCTGGGACCGAAACGTCCCAGCATAACCTGGCAGGGCATGGATTTCATCACGATGCCTTCTTCAGCCCATCCAATTCCTGCCTTCTTTTCAGAAGTGAGTGTCCCAGAAAAGACAACTGCACGGAAAAGGCATGGACTTTTCCTGAAGCTAAGTGGAACGCCACAGCCATGGTTTTTAGCCACATCCGTCTCGGCTTGGGCCATGTGCTGATCATCGtccagtgttttatttcttcaatggCCAATATCTATAATGAAAAGATACTGAAGGAAGGGAACCAGCTCACCGAAAGCATCTTCATACAGAACAGCAAACTCTATTTCTTTGGCATCCTTTTTAATGGACTGACGCTGGGCCTTCAGGGCAGTAACCGTAATCAGATTAAGAACTGCGGGGTTTTCTATGGCCACAATGTGTTTTCAGTTGCTCTTATTTTTGTGACTGCATTCCAGGGCCTCTCCGTGGCTTTTATCCTGAAGTTCCTGGATAACATGTTCCATGTCTTGATGGCCCAGGTCACCACTGTCATCATCACAACAGTGTCTGTGCTGGTCTTTGACTTCAGGCCCTCCCTAGAATTTTTCTTAGAAGCTCCCTCAGTTCTTCTCTCCATATTTATTTACAAAGCCAGCAAGCCTCAAGGTCTGGAATATGCACCTAGGCAAGAAAGAGTCCGAGATCTAGGTGGCAGTCTTTGGGAGCGCTCCTCTGGG gATGGAGAAGAACTGGAGAGACTTACCAAACCGAAAAGTGACATTGAATCAGATGAAGATACTTTTTAA